The Ipomoea triloba cultivar NCNSP0323 chromosome 14, ASM357664v1 region TAATAAAAATTAGAGCGCaactttcctttttctttcagAAACGATTTAACACCAGAGGTATTAAAAAGGGTTTAATCAATTGAATCGATTTGTCCCGTACTCTAATAAAGTAGGAGCAAACTAGAGATTTAGAAGTCTGACCTACCATGCCAACCATTATTTGTAAGtaaataacttttttatttaaattttgttatcatgaatttgtaaaatttgttttaaattatctagacttattattgactttaaaattttgtattaatgtattttaaactattttattattcaattattaatttttaaaattaattgttaattaaaaataattttgggaaaatttggtgGGCAAAGAAggttattacggagtattttttaagCCGCCCTATAACTTTGCTGGGTCTTGCCTACCGTCGTCTTTGACGATGCTAATCTTAAGATTCTTATTATCCTGCCGTTGGGGTCTTGTAAATGTAGTAAATTACATAATCTCTCATTTTTCGAGTAGGAAGGTTAGCATCTTTTAAGCCGCTCAATTTGGTGCACTTGAATgagtacttttttttcttttttttttttttaaatattaatcttaAGATTCTATCTATCCTACCTTAGATTTTGTAAATGTGATAAATTACATGACACCTCACTTTTGGACCTAGGGCTGTGGCAAAAACCAACCTAATCTGTAAAAAGTTCAGTAAATGATGTAACACCATATTACTCTATTCACCCCACTACAAATTTAATTACCAAATAGTCAAGGCATTTGATCACAAATCCAATATTGACTCCTCAACAACCCCCATGAGGTTAAATAGTTTGATCCACTAGCAACAGTTTCAAaatatcaaatcaaatcaaaggGGTATGTAAGAGAATTTAAttccatttaattatttaatgattaaatttatttaaggaTTAAAGAGATATTCTAttaaattattactccgtaattgtaattgtgtattcaatcatatatagtaatatatgagTGGATTGAacaaacattaaattaaatggAACTGAAATTCATGCATACcctaaaatacaatataattttagggttgtttggaaagtaggaaaataacttctagaaaatgagtcatttttcaaaaaatattttcaattcatgtgtttggttgcattccatAAAACTATCtttgatatatttgattaatttttcgaaaaatgagcagaattatttttaattttaaatatttaaaatatacaattattattattattattattattattgaaaccCCACAACCAAAAGTCCAAATCCCTAATCCCTTCCCTTAGCAATAGCGAATGGCGAAGATGGACAGTTGGGCGGCGACGGTGGAAGCTCAGGAGATCATCAATTGACTGGGTAGCGATGATGAGATCTCGACGTGGCAATCGATGGTGGCTTTGGGCGTGGTGACGACCTGATTGAGTGTGGGGTGCGACGGCGGCTGGTAACAAAGTGGTGGCGCTGGGTGTGACGACAACAATAACCTAGCAAGTTGGCAAAGGGCGACGACAACTAGCAAAGATGGATGGTTGGGCGGCGACGGTGGAAGCTCAGGAGATCATCAATTGGCTGGGTAGCGACGATAGGATCTCGATGTGACAATCGATGGTGGCTTTGGGCGTGGTGACGACCTGACCAAGTTTGGGGTGCAATGGCAACAGGCAACAAAGTGGTGGCCAGCGCTGGGTGCGGCAACAACAACCTAGCAAGTTGCCGAAGGGCGACGGCAACTAACAGGTTAGTTTTGAAAGATTTAGGTAGGGAGAAGAAGTTGgttctagaaaatgacttccctagAAAAAGGAAAGTTGTTTTCCGAAAAAATCATGTTATTTTCCCATGACTCATCCTCATTTTCCGTTGATTCTAATTTCCCTCCGTTGCCAAACATGGGAAGcctgaaaaataatttccaaaaatcattttctaggCTTCCAAGCACACCCTTAGCCCTTTCCCCTACCATCTTTAAAAGCTTTGGGATAAAAATGGCTAATAGAATGATAATAATTAGCGTTCTTGTCATATTTCCCACTGACACAATGATGAAACAAAGACAAGATACCACAACCACAAATTACAAAATgcataccaaaaaaaaagtgcaatattACAAAATGTTAGCACTAGCTGACTTAATTTtgtaaaaggaaaataaattttcttGGAACAGATAATAATCACCCATGTAGATTAAACCCACAAATTTCAATAGAAGAACCTGGCTGTTTGATCCTAGGGGGAGATATCTCATATCTGTTTCCTTGTAAAAATCCATCTTTACATCAGTCCCTATTCTGCAGAGTTGTTGGGGGGAGGGGGGATTAATTCATAAACCCACCCCCAGGCATGTTTTGAAGTCCTTGTGATGAAACTTGCCCTTGGGACATTAGCTGCGACCGACCCGGGCCTTGCATATATGCTTGGTTCATCCCTGTCCCAACCATCTgtggctgctgctgctgctgctgttgtgGTTGCTGCTGCTGCATCTGCTGCTGCATCTGTTGCTGTGGCTGCATTTGCGGGATCTGCTGTTGCTGCTGTTGTGGCTGCTGCTGCATTTGCGGgatctgctgctgctgctgttgtgGCTGCTGCTGCATTTGCGGCATCTGCTGTTGCTGCTGTTGCATCTGTGGcatttgctgctgctgctgcatcTGCATCATGGGCTGCTGTTGCATGTGCGAGAGCGGTTGTTGCTGCTGCTGTAGTTGTTgaagttgttgttgttgttgctgctgctgctgctgctgcaacTGCTGAAGTTGCGGGTGTTGCTGTGCTTGCATCTGTTGCTGCTGCTGGGGGTTCGTGATCTGGGGTTTAAACACTACCATATCCTAAAAGTGAACATTTTCAAATGCATAGAGAAGTTATATATATCACAAGAATGGCCGAGGAATGGAtgattattaagtcaattatcGGGGGGCATGTTAAGAAAGTAAGAAAATTTTACCCCTGGGAAAAGCATCCCAATCAAGCGGCAAGCTTTATCAGAAACTGAGAGGAGTAATGTCTGTGAGGGCAATTGAATGACTGCACactgaaaaaattataaatcttgTCAATCAGAGGAACCGTTTTTAACTGATAAACACTTGTTCAAGAGGCAATCGAGAAAATAACATATAATGAATGCAAAATAGTAATGCTGACAGTTATAAAAAACAGAAGCACCCAAGCTTTATAATCATAGAATCAAACATGGCAGACATAGTTCATGTTTGGTCCACTAAAAGAAAATAGGATCTCTAAAATTTGCTTATCATTTTCCACTGCTCTTATATAAGCAAAAGCCTTATACTTACAAGCTTCTTTTCTTGTAATTGACCAAGAAATCCATGCTGGTTCATTGCCcgaaaaactaaaaaatctGCTTTTCCAACATATTGCCTAGTATAAAATTGAGACAAAAGAAACGAAAAGAAAATCGATATGTGAGACTTACTGTAATGtgtaatttaaaatgaaaaagatgataTAATTGCAATGAGACAGAAGTTACTTATTGTTCATATGATCCTGGGAAATAAGCCGAACTATTTGCATTGTTTCAGGCCAATTTGCTGCAAGCCTGAAAAGGAAAAAGGGCAACAAAGCAGAACCTCATATCAATACATGATGGCAGTACAGGTAACCAATTTTATATAAACGGAAACAACGAACTATACTTATATGATATGCATCTCctcaaaaaataaatcaattggTCAGAAGGTTCTCAGTGATGGTTGATAAAAGTAGCATCTAGGAAGAATGTCAACTTGAAAGTCTACAATGGTTTGATATGCCAAAATCCCCCTTTCACCTCATCCCCATCATAAAAAGGGATTTGGAGTCTCCCCACCCACCCTAGATTGCAATTGGATTGAAATTTAGGAAGGCAAATGCCCTTATTTCCATTCTTTGATGTGACTTAAGAGATGTTgtgttgcttttattttttatttttgggtgaagAAAACAAGTTGAGTTAAGCATTAATGGATTTGTTATGCAactattaaaatcaaaatgattaGGAGCATTAGAATTAAATGCGCTATTCCATGATAAAGAATTCATGAATATGTGTACACTTACGTTTCAGATGCTGTTGCACTCCTATATCCCTGTCAAAGGTAAAATAGATCATAGGATCCATGAAAGCACGAAATTATCAGTTTCAAAAACTAGGAAACCAGTTACTCAAGATAACTAAAGGACTCAAAAAGTTACAGGTTAAGTGGAATGACAATACCTCTAGTCTGGTAATGAACACAGGTTGACCTTGTCTCTGCCCGGATAAGTTCCCCTGcaacataacatatatatctTAGGCTCTGATActatgttgaaattgagggattgaaagacctggcgggtggagaataacaaccgcCCACCAAttaggcggaagcaaagtatGAGAAAACCAaagaataatagaatatatgaatatattataatgaaagagtacAATAGGTTACTCTCTATGTTCCTATGTACCtctatataagtatatatattaaactacaTACCAAATCTaccctaataggaataggaaacaagTCCACCCtactaggagtttcctaatattcaacatatatatataaccaatcATGTTGAAAAGAAACCTTCTCAAATGAATGAATAGAGAAGGCATATGAGCATATCAACTCATTGCACATAGTTCTAGGCAAGTTGATTTATAACTTTAACATAGTAAGTTCTTGCTATAACTATCACAATGTGGTGCCGTCTGAATCATTATCACCGACTACATCATTCTTACCTCCCAGACTTTGACATATTTTGACTGCTGAGATGATTGCAATTGACTGGATGTTTGTTGCTGCGAAAGAGGCATATTCGCTGCGGAATTGCTATTTACACCAATAGCCTGCATTCCTTGTTGCCCTTGTTGAGTCATTCCTGGAGTAGGAACCATTGTGCCAGTTCCAGAAGGCATACCAGTTGCGCCCATGCCGCTCATCATATTCTGGCTCCTGCTTGTTGCAGTTTGCATCATTTGAGTGCCTGGGATGTTAGCTTGGTTCATGCCGGGTACTGTTTGGCCCACACTAACGCTACTTGGGAGAGTATTCATCGATTGTGACATGACTAGGTTTGAAGTTGATGACATACTGGAAGCCGTTGCAGTAAATGAAGTAGGAGCAGAGCTCTGTACAACTTGTCCGGGTCCTGCAAGTGGCATCGAGCTGGTCATTGATGTAACACCTGGTTGAGAAGACGATATTACACTTTGAGCTGCAGAGACGGAGGATGCCATTCCGCTGGATATCATGTTCGAAAGCATAGGTGTTCCGCCCATAGATGAAAGTCCTATAGAAGTTCCCCCGGCAAGTGCTTGCCGTGCTTGGGCAACATCATTCAGAATTCTCACATTGGCAGCTGCAGCACCAACTGGACGTACAGATTGTCCCATACCATGGACGACCATGGGCTTTGTTTCCTGCAGATTCTCATTGTTTGCAATCATTTCCTGGGAAACAGAGATGGGTGAAGACGTTTGAAGGTTCTGAACAGGTTGTTGTGAAGCACCACGAGGGACTGCTGGAACATGTGTAAATGTAGGTCCAGGCATGGAGGTTACAGTGGTCGGCTCCTGAAAACATATGTAACGAGACAATGGAGATTATTTATCTGCGGATATTAATGATGTCATATGTACTGATATCTGGAAATTATTGTGGAAAAGAAAAGCCCTATTTTCAAAAGTAAGCAAAGAATCGACTGTTATGAGTTGTACAATTTTAACAGTAGCAGGATGAACGTTTCCGGTTGGAATTGGTTGCCGGTTCATGACAGGCCCATTTGctgtaataataaaaaaaaatcagaagcTTCAGTATTTCTTcaagtataataaaaatatacataaatactaCTAAAGATAAAATAGGAGAACATAAGTTTCAGAATCAAACAAACCTGAAGGAATTGAAGCCAAACTTGAAGGCAGTGGTCCAGAAATGGGAGGAACAGAAGACACATCCATTTTAACAGGGTTTTGAGTTGAAGGCAAACTTGGCATTCCAGTGCGATTGAAAGCAGCACGAGCCTCCATAAAATTTTCCGAAATTAGAACAAGATAATATGGATTCTTGGGATTGTCAATGGGTAAGTCTGCTCCTCGTGGATTACGCTTTGCCTAAGACAAAGTAGACTTATACTTAGCATATCTaactaaaataaaagtaaagacGATGAAGGCATATGAAGAATCAAGATTCTCTATAGATGGTAGAAAAGGACTCACATAAGATAAACTTaagataaattaataaaaaattataaatgaagtAAATATCATAGCACATAGGCATTGGGGCAGCAATGTGTGAGGGCATTCAAGCCACCAAGCCAAGCACTTCACTTGGGTCCAAACAACAGTTGGACCGCTCAGGCGCTCACTATAAATAGGCACTTGTAATCCATCTAGTTATTTGTAGGCTTTGCACTGTTATCAATAAAAACATACTAATCTCACCTCTAATATATTCATTTGTTTTCCACTACTTAACATTCACTTTGTGTTGGGGTGAAGTAAATTCATGCCAGCAATCTAACAAATAAAAACTGAAATACTGAATAGAGGGTTAATGATTTATTTGTCAATCCACAGATGAAGCATGCAGAAATCCAAAAACTATGAGCTTATACTAAGTATCATATTTTCAAAATGTTGAACACTAAATAAGTAACAGCTACTCTATaagcaacaacaaaaacaaaaagaaaggaaaaaaagaaaaagaacagtAATAGAAAGTGGCTATAGTTACCGCAGCATAGATTGTTTTTAGTTTCAAGACCAGCTTTGGACATACAACTGACAAAGAAACAGAACACTGCAACAACAAccaaaaaagtaaaacaaaatcaCCAGCTGATTGATAATGTGTCAATGCAAAGATAATATAAAGGGAAGAAAAAATTGGGCATCAATGAACAGCAATACAGCACCTGAGCAAATGATTTTGCAACTGTCTCAGCATCAGATAGGCGTCGGTCATCAGTTTGTGTTTCATTTTCACTCTGCTCGGAATTGTGTATTTGTGGTCTATAAACTGGTGTAGGTAATGGATAAGGATTACTTGCAGCAACAAGAATGCAATGCTTTTGCCCTTCCACAGTTTGCTTAGTTTGGTTTCCATTTGGAGATGAGAGCATCTGGATGAGGCATCATCATatacaattataaaataaatgaaacagTGTAAGCAAAAAATTGCAAGTTATCATGGTGATCTAATACACAGCACTTACACAATATTCTTTAGAATGTCCTTTCTGATTTGTACTAGACTCTGAAGAACATTACGACAGTATCTTAACATTCAAAGGTTATGTTACGGCCACACTaactaattttagaaagaagACAAGATAAAGGATCCACCATATAAAGAATGTGGCAGtgaaaattataaacattaaaaataattgagtcAACAACCAGGTGCTAAAAGCAAAGGCATTGGAAATGTATCTCCCATCGAAGGACTAACCATTTATAATGCCAAAGACATAAAGAAACACTACTCTTTCTGAAACTTACAATAAGGTTAATTATAGAACTCCCTGGaagtatattatgaaaattcaacTTGAAGTCCACAATTTCTAATACGCACCAGATATATTTAATGCGAAATCCAATCTTAAAAGTTTATGTTGGAAGGCAACACAGGAAAATTTCAATTTGGTTGCAATTCAAAATGCTCGATTGGAATAAAAAGCATATTCGTCTTCTAAACTCGATGTTTGTTtgcattttaagaaaaataatagaGATAAACCCTATTTCTAAGATTAGACTTAAGTTGAAATGAATAGAATTTGTATATTATAGATtctgagagaaaataaaaagatccTACTGATTTAAAAGCTGATATGCCAATACCATAAATAAAACAGCACAATATAAGCACACACCATTAGAGCTTCAGCAAGCCCTTCTGCAATTGCAGCATCATTGAAACCCCCACCACCAAAGTGCAAGGATGTAAGCCAGTGGAGAAATAAATCAATATCTCTAGTCCAGCCACTTCGCTGAACCAAGCAAGCTGCACAAAAGTTCATCAAATTGGTAGAAGAAAAGAAACTGAAAAAAGAATCAACACTTGATGGAACAACTACAGATGGACCATGAGCCACAAAATATTTGTTCTCACTTCTCAGACTATGCTCAGATAATCAGATGTAAAACAACCTTGAGATGACATTGAAGCCCCATCTTTTCCAAGATGAGAATCTGTAAATACTCCCCCTTGTGACACTGTTCTAGACATTTCTAAAATTCATTGAcatgtattttctattttaaaaaaaatgctcaAAATCTGTTTGTCTACTATACATTCAGGATTGGAAAAAAATTGCTAATTTAAATACCTATTATTGCCGAGTTGCAAAATACCAGAAGGCAAATCTGGCATTCTGCCTGTTTATAGTCATTGCATTTCGTTTCTTGTTCACTGTGATGTTTGAGGACTGGTGAAATTTGTTGCAATTGGCAGCATTATTTCTTATAGATCGAGAAAATAAGGTGTTGAGGTTAGTTCTCAGGTATGTCTTCTTTAGTGTGTTTAGCTACTGGTGCATTGAAGAAGTGGAAGGTGAGACTTAGTGATGACTATTATTGTTTCTGATAACAGTGACCACAAGAGTGGAGTAAGCAAAGAAATTACCATAATACCcatcaaaattagggtttgcaGATAAGACCGCAGAGTAATGGATATTGGAGGCATTTAGGGCAAGTGACAAAATTGCAAAACTGTGGTACATCTAAGAATAAGA contains the following coding sequences:
- the LOC116004602 gene encoding mediator of RNA polymerase II transcription subunit 25 gives rise to the protein MAEKQLIIAVEGTAAMGPYWSSIVTDYLEKIIRCFCGAEAGSQKPSGANVEFGLVMFNSHGSYSACLVQRSGWTRDIDLFLHWLTSLHFGGGGFNDAAIAEGLAEALMMLSSPNGNQTKQTVEGQKHCILVAASNPYPLPTPVYRPQIHNSEQSENETQTDDRRLSDAETVAKSFAQCSVSLSVVCPKLVLKLKTIYAAAKRNPRGADLPIDNPKNPYYLVLISENFMEARAAFNRTGMPSLPSTQNPVKMDVSSVPPISGPLPSSLASIPSANGPVMNRQPIPTGNVHPATVKIEPTTVTSMPGPTFTHVPAVPRGASQQPVQNLQTSSPISVSQEMIANNENLQETKPMVVHGMGQSVRPVGAAAANVRILNDVAQARQALAGGTSIGLSSMGGTPMLSNMISSGMASSVSAAQSVISSSQPGVTSMTSSMPLAGPGQVVQSSAPTSFTATASSMSSTSNLVMSQSMNTLPSSVSVGQTVPGMNQANIPGTQMMQTATSRSQNMMSGMGATGMPSGTGTMVPTPGMTQQGQQGMQAIGVNSNSAANMPLSQQQTSSQLQSSQQSKYVKVWEGNLSGQRQGQPVFITRLEGYRSATASETLAANWPETMQIVRLISQDHMNNKQYVGKADFLVFRAMNQHGFLGQLQEKKLCAVIQLPSQTLLLSVSDKACRLIGMLFPGDMVVFKPQITNPQQQQQMQAQQHPQLQQLQQQQQQQQQQQLQQLQQQQQPLSHMQQQPMMQMQQQQQMPQMQQQQQQMPQMQQQPQQQQQQIPQMQQQPQQQQQQIPQMQPQQQMQQQMQQQQPQQQQQQQPQMVGTGMNQAYMQGPGRSQLMSQGQVSSQGLQNMPGGGFMN